Proteins encoded within one genomic window of Arachis ipaensis cultivar K30076 chromosome B08, Araip1.1, whole genome shotgun sequence:
- the LOC107612517 gene encoding chaperone protein ClpC, chloroplastic: MARVLAQSVNVPGLVAGHRRGQHKGSGKSRRSVKMMCALRTNGLRMAGFSGLRTVNPLDTMLRPGLDFHSKVSIATSSRRAKPIRGVPKAMFERFTEKAIKVIMLAQEEARRLGHNFVGTEQILLGLIGEGTGIAAKVLKSMGINLKDARVEVEKIIGRGSGFVAVEIPFTPRAKRVLELSLEEARQLGHNYIGSEHLLLGLLREGEGVAARVLENLGADPTNIRTQVIRMVGESADSVTATVGSGSSGNKMPTLEEYGTNLTKLAEEGKLDPVVGRQPQIERVTQILGRRTKNNPCLIGEPGVGKTAIAEGLAQRIANGDVPETIEGKKVITLDMGLLVAGTKYRGEFEERLKKLMEEIKQSDEIILFIDEVHTLIGAGAAEGAIDAANILKPALARGELQCIGATTLDEYRKHIEKDPALERRFQPVKVPEPTVDETIQILKGLRERYEIHHKLRYTDEALVAAAQLSYQYISDRFLPDKAIDLIDEAGSRVRLQHAQLPEEARELDKELRQIVKEKEEAVRNQDFEKAGELRDREMDLKAQISTLVEKGKEMSKAESEAGDSGPIVTEVDIQHIVSSWTGIPVEKVSTDESDRLLKMEETLHKRVIGQDEAVKAISRAIRRARVGLKNPNRPIASFIFSGPTGVGKSELAKALAAYYFGSEEAMIRLDMSEFMERHTVSKLIGSPPGYVGYTEGGQLTEAVRRRPYTVVLFDEIEKAHPDVFNMMLQILEDGRLTDSKGRTVDFKNTLLIMTSNVGSSVIEKGGRKIGFDLDYDEKDSSYNRIKSLVTEELKQYFRPEFLNRLDEMIVFRQLTKLEVKEIADIMLKEVFDRLKTKDIELQVTERFRDRVVEEGYNPSYGARPLRRAIMRLLEDSMAEKMLAREIKEGDSVIVDVDADGNVIVLNGSSGTPESLPEEALPV, translated from the exons ATGGCTAGGGTTTTGGCTCAGTCAGTTAATGTCCCTGGTCTAGTGGCCGGGCATCGGCGTGGCCAACATAAGGGATCAGGAAAATCCAGAAGATCTGTCAAAATGATGTGTGCTTTACGAACAAATGGACTAAGAATGGCAGGTTTTTCAGGACTACGTACAGTTAATCCTTTGGATACTATGTTGAGACCTGGACTGGATTTTCACTCGAAGGTGTCAATTGCAACTTCTTCACGGCGAGCAAAGCCTATCAGAGGTGTTCCTAAAGCCATGTTTGAGCGTTTCACAGAAAAAGCAATCAAGGTGATTATGCTTGCCCAGGAGGAAGCAAGACGTCTTGGTCACAATTTTGTTGGAACAGAGCAGATTCTTTTGGGTCTTATTGGTGAGGGCACTGGTATTGCCGCTAAGGTTCTGAAGTCTATGGGAATCAACCTTAAAGATGCACGTGTTGAAGTGGAGAAGATAATAGGAAGGGGTAGTGGGTTTGTAGCTGTTGAGATTCCATTTACTCCTCGTGCAAAACGTGTTTTGGAACTCTCATTAGAGGAAGCTCGCCAACTTg GTCACAATTATATTGGATCTGAGCACTTGCTTCTGGGTCTTCTTCGTGAGGGTGAAGGTGTAGCAGCACGTGTTCTTGAAAACTTGGGTGCTGACCCAACTAATATTCGAACACAG GTTATTCGCATGGTTGGTGAGAGTGCTGACAGTGTTACTGCAACTGTTGGGTCAGGAAGTAGTGGCAATAAGATGCCAACATTGGAGGAGTATGGCACCAATTTAACCAAGTTAGCAGAGGAG GGAAAATTGGATCCAGTTGTGGGAAGGCAGCCACAAATAGAACGTGTCACTCAAATTTTGGGTCGTCGCACCAAAAATAACCCTTGTCTTATTGGAGAACCCGGTGTTGGTAAGACAGCAATTGCTGAAGGTCTTGCTCAGAGGATTGCAAATGGTGATGTACCTGAAACCATAGAGGGAAAAAAG GTTATAACCCTTGATATGGGTTTGCTTGTTGCTGGAACTAAATATCGTGGTGAGTTTGAGGAGAGGTTGAAGAAACTGATGGAGGAAATTAAACAAAGTGATGAGATAATACTTTTTATCGATGAAGTGCACACTCTAATTGGAGCTGGAGCAGCTGAAGGGGCTATTGATGCTGCTAACATACTAAAACCTGCTCTTGCAAGGGGTGAACTGCAG TGTATTGGAGCCACAACACTTGATGAATACCGGAAACACATTGAAAAAGATCCAGCTTTGGAGAGACGATTCCAGCCAGTTAAGGTGCCAGAGCCAACTGTAGATGAAACCATACAAATACTGAAAGGACTTAGAGAACGCTATGAAATTCACCACAAGCTTCGCTATACTGATGAGGCTCTTGTAGCTGCTGCACAGCTGTCTTACCAATATATCAG TGATCGATTTTTGCCAGACAAAGCTATAGATCTTATTGATGAAGCTGGTTCACGTGTCCGGCTGCAACATGCACAG TTGCCTGAAGAAGCAAGAGAACTTGACAAGGAACTCAGGCAGATTGTTAAGGAGAAAGAAGAAGCTGTTCGCAACCAAGACTTTGAGAAG GCTGGAGAGCTACGAGATAGAGAAATGGATCTTAAGGCACAAATATCAACACTTGTAGAGAAAGGCAAGGAGATGAGCAAGGCAGAGAGTGAAGCAGGAGACTCAGGTCCCATTGTGACGGAAGTTGACATACAACATATTGTCTCCTCTTGGACTGGTATCCCTGTTGAGAAAGTCTCAACCGATGAATCCGATCGCCTCCTTAAGATGGAGGAGACATTGCACAAGCGTGTCATTGGTCAGGATGAAGCGGTAAAAGCAATTAGCCGAGCTATTCGTCGAGCCCGGGTTGGATTGAAAAACCCTAATCGTCCAATTGCCAGCTTCATCTTTTCTGGTCCAACTGGTGTTGGGAAGTCTGAATTGGCGAAAGCATTGGCTGCATATTACTTTGGCTCTGAAGAAGCCATGATTCGGCTAGACATGAGTGAATTCATGGAGAGGCACACCGTCTCTAAACTCATAGGTTCACCTCCTGGATATGTTGGTTACACCGAAGGTGGTCAACTGACTGAGGCAGTTCGGCGTCGTCCTTACACTGTTGTGCTCTTTGATGAGATTGAGAAAGCCCATCCTGATGTATTCAACATGATGCTTCAAATCCTGGAAGATGGTAGACTTACAGATAGCAAGGGAAGAACCGTGGATTTCAAGAACACGCTTCTCATAATGACGTCGAATGTTGGAAGCAGTGTAATTGAGAAAGGAGGCCGGAAAATAGGATTTGATCTGGATTACGATGAGAAGGACAGCAGCTACAACCGAATCAAGAGCTTGGTGACCGAGGAGCTAAAACAATACTTCAGGCCAGAGTTCTTGAACAGGCTGGATGAAATGATTGTCTTCAGGCAACTCACAAAACTCGAGGTGAAGGAGATTGCTGACATAATGCTAAAGGAGGTGTTTGACAGACTAAAGACCAAAGATATCGAACTTCAAGTGACGGAAAGATTTAGAGACAGAGTAGTTGAGGAAGGTtacaaccctagctatggagctAGGCCTCTAAGGAGAGCCATAATGAGACTTTTGGAGGACAGCATGGCTGAGAAGATGCTTGCTAGAGAGATCAAAGAAGGTGACTCTGTTATAGTTGATGTTGATGCTGATGGCAATGTGATTGTTCTCAATGGTAGCAGTGGTACTCCAGAGTCCTTGCCAGAGGAGGCTCTTCCTGTATAA
- the LOC107612518 gene encoding dual specificity protein phosphatase PHS1-like → MRKDQQNQHPLLITNPSQQNQGKEEENHHHHHQLEVEAEDSQLPESPLPLTVTSRVLYMLGDIAAGPAYKFTQWLQLVRKRTSKFGPSGFPNRLSTMPSSSPGEAIEDATSDQPPKQTEVNLWERLGKAEMLDIESSMFSWDRLTSLHHTEHSSINENSEDEMNKALEVTVNSGGVVFFAFFNGLGDDGAFPKEAAAVIKISSSRLATQSERLGYEFARWLGVRTPQARVIHNTSSEWLQIKEATEKARDAASSKGDESGEMTCSELLEALELGRCLYFMSYVHGSPLLESPYAFESRETAERTSAALGRVLMLDLVIRNEDRLPCRQLRWRGNSANLLFAEKLISANTDTLGEALDSAMNHYRPRVVRALQSERRSVSMDSKSSSRNPTLLSQRSDVSDIVESAISTRMSLNGQTSGESPCTNFNVVAIDSGVPRRPPTGKRADDQTNYPKLVELLLNSSEFSSNLLYDITGGKLGCPAPEDINPATDVPATASDITVVHEFRCSFRAALRDLQGFYIFLLTLHQKLDNMLRSLMNIRSKISSLESEKDEFSSPIAAASSPSPTGRERSPHDNHHDCCDSGSASREGCHGKHSKGSAESHSGLRLTAKLRDFNKFAKVDAESSKELEQWNEMLKNDVIKLCQDNNFNTGFFEGSDDNFVIDAYELKIRLEHILERIVLISEAANTEKPSAVTNTLYVGGALAARSIYTLQRLGITHILCLCTNEIGQADSQFPDLFTYKNFSVSDNEDCNISSIFEEACDFIDYVEQIGQRVLVHCFEGRSRSVTLVLAYLMLRKKFTLLEAWNTLKRVHRRAQPNDGFAKILQELDKKLHGKVSMEWQQRKPTMKVCPICGKNAGLSSSSLKLHLQKLHKKLSSGSVDSAMTMEIQKALTALKVSRGGSVSPTQRQSQSMIDE, encoded by the exons ATGAGAAAAGACCAACAAAACCAGCATCCTCTACTCATTACTAATCCTTCTCAACAAAATCAG ggaaaagaagaagagaatcatcatcatcatcatcaattggAAGTTGAAGCAGAGGATTCTCAACTTCCAGAGTCACCATTGCCTCTCACTGTTACTTCCAGG GTATTGTATATGTTGGGAGATATAGCAGCAGGGCCTGCGTACAAGTTCACGCAATGGCTTCAATTGGTTCGTAAACGCACTTCCAAGTTTGGACCTTCTGGCTTCCCTAACCGCCTTTCTACCATGCCTTCTTCTAG CCCTGGTGAGGCTATTGAGGATGCAACGAGCGATCAGCCTCCAAAACAAACTGAGGTTAACTTGTGGGAGAGGCTCGGTAAAGCCGAAATGTTGGACATTGAATCAAGCATGTTTTCTTGGGACAGGCTCACTTCGCTTCACCACACTGAACACAGCAGCATCAATGAGAATTCCGAGGATGAAATGAACAAAGCTCTTGAg GTAACTGTAAATTCTGGAGGGGTTGTCTTCTTTGCTTTTTTCAATGGCCTTGGGGACGATGGTGCTTTTCCGAAAGAAGCAGCAGCCGTTATAAAAATATCATCATCAAGATTGGCAACACAATCAGAACGCCTTGGTTATGAATTCGCTAGGTGGTTGGGAGTTCGAACTCCACAg GCTAGAGTGATTCACAATACTAGTTCTGAGTGGCTCCAAATAAAGGAAGCTACAGAAAAAGCTAGAGATGCAGCAAGTTCTAAGGGTGATGAAAGTGGCGAAATGACTTGCTCAGAACTTTTGGAAGCACTTGAACTCGGCCGATGTCTCTATTTTATGAG TTATGTACATGGTTCACCTTTGCTTGAAAGTCCCTATGCATTCGAATCTCGGGAAACTGCAGAAAGAACATCAGCAGCCCTTGGCAGGGTACTGATGTTGGACCTTGTCATTAGAAATGAAGATAGGCTCCCTTGCCGGCAACTTAGGTGGCGAGGGAACTCCGCAAATTTGTTGTTTGCTGAAAAGTTAATCTCAGCAAATACAGACACACTAGGAGAAGCTTTAGATTCTGCAATGAACCATTACAGACCAAGGGTGGTTCGAGCACTTCAAAGTGAAAGGAGGTCAGTTTCAATGGATTCCAAATCAAGTTCTCGTAATCCTACATTGTTATCACAACGCTCAGATGTTTCGGATATAGTGGAATCAGCAATATCTACTAGGATGAGTCTTAATGGTCAAACATCAGGAGAATCACCTTGTACTAACTTTAATGTTGTGGCTATTGATTCTGGTGTTCCTCGCCGGCCTCCTACTGGAAAACGTGCAGATGATCAGACTAATTATCCCAAGTTGGTTGAGTTGCTACTTAACAGTTCCGAGTTTTCCTCGAACCTGCTATATGATATAACCGGAGGCAAATTAGGATGTCCTGCACCTGAAGACATAAATCCGGCAACTGATGTACCTGCAACTGCTAGTGACATAACAGTAGTTCATGAGTTTCGTTGTAGTTTTCGCGCTGCTCTTAGGGATCTGCAGGGGTTCTATATATTCCTACTGACACTTCACCAGAAACTTGATAACATGTTACGATCCCTTATGAATATTAGAAGCAAAATTTCGTCTTTGGAATCTGAAAAAGATGAATTTTCTTCACCCATTGCTGCTGCTAGCAGTCCCTCTCCAACAGGTAGAGAGAGGTCTCCTCATGATAACCATCATGATTGTTGTGACTCCGGGTCTGCATCAAGAGAAGGTTGTCATGGAAAGCACTCGAAAGGAAGCGCAGAATCACATAGTGGTCTTCGCTTAACAGCTAAGCTTCGAGACTTCAATAAATTTGCAAAG GTTGATGCCGAATCTAGTAAAGAACTGGAACAGTGGAATGAAATGCTTAAAAATGATGTCATCAAGTTATGCCAAGACAACAATTTCAATACAGGTTTTTTCGAAGGTAGTGACGACAACTTTGTCATTGATGCATATGAACTGAAG ATAAGACTTGAGCATATACTTGAGAGGATTGTGTTGATATCTGAGGCTGCGAATACAGAGAAACCTTCCGCCGTTACAAACACTCTCTATGTTGGTGGAGCACTGGCTGCAAGATCTATATACACGTTGCAACGCTTGGGAATCACACATATATTGTGTTTGTGTACTAACGAAATTGGACAGGCCGATTCTCAGTTTCCTGATCTATTTACGTATAAAAATTTCTCT GTGAGTGACAATGAAGATTGTAACATCAGCAGCATATTTGAAGAAGCTTGTGATTTTATAGATTATGTTGAGCAGATTGGTCAAAGAGTTTTAGTTCATTGTTTTGAGGGGAGAAGCAGAAGTGTTACTCTGGTTCTTGCTTACTTAATGCTCAGAAA GAAGTTCACTCTACTAGAAGCATGGAACACACTGAAACGAGTACACCGCCGAGCACAGCCGAACGATGGTTTTGCGAAGATCTTACAGGAACTGGATAAAAAACTGCATGGAAAGGTATCTATGGAGTGGCAGCAACGAAAACCAACGATGAAAGTTTGCCCCATCTGCGGCAAGAATGCCGGATTAAGCAGCAGCTCACTTAAGCTCCATCTCCAGAAGTTGCATAAAAAGCTGTCGTCCGGGAGTGTAGACAGTGCCATGACAATGGAAATACAGAAGGCACTGACGGCTTTGAAGGTTAGCCGCGGCGGCAGTGTTAGCCCAACACAGAGGCAGTCTCAGTCAATGATAGATGAATAG